One Spinacia oleracea cultivar Varoflay chromosome 4, BTI_SOV_V1, whole genome shotgun sequence DNA segment encodes these proteins:
- the LOC110786616 gene encoding pyridoxal 5'-phosphate synthase-like subunit PDX1.2, with amino-acid sequence MADDGVVVLYDGCIVTTDPTNKNPNPFSIKVGLTQMLRGGAIVEIADPRQAKIAENAGACCISVSGDQKGIGRMADPSLIKEIKRSVSIPVIAKARVGHFVEAQILESVGSDYIDENELLSIADEDHFINKHNFRAPFVCGSRDLGEALRRIREGAAMIRTQGDLSGSGNIAQTVGNVRKTMGNVRVLNNMDDDEVFTFAKKIGAPYDLVAQTKQMGRLPVVHFAAGGIVTPADAALMMQLGCDGVFIGSEVFDGSDPFKRVQAIVEAVRNYNDPVVLADACSGLSGAMGRMNINDDNRVVEV; translated from the coding sequence ATGGCGGACGACGGCGTTGTAGTGCTATACGACGGTTGCATTGTCACCACCGATCCCACCAACAAAAACCCTAACCCCTTTTCGATCAAAGTTGGATTAACCCAGATGCTTCGCGGTGGCGCAATTGTGGAAATCGCCGATCCACGGCAAGCTAAAATCGCCGAAAATGCAGGCGCCTGCTGCATTTCTGTCTCTGGCGATCAAAAGGGTATCGGTAGAATGGCGGACCCATCTCTGATCAAAGAGATTAAACGCAGTGTTTCGATTCCCGTCATCGCTAAAGCTCGGGTTGGACATTTCGTCGAAGCTCAGATTCTTGAATCGGTTGGATCCGATTACATCGACGAGAACGAGCTCTTATCGATTGCCGATGAAGATCATTTCATAAACAAGCATAATTTCCGGGCCCCGTTTGTTTGCGGGTCGAGGGATTTGGGTGAAGCTTTGAGGAGAATTCGAGAAGGAGCTGCTATGATTCGTACCCAAGGGGATTTATCCGGGTCAGGTAATATTGCTCAAACTGTAGGAAATGTTAGAAAAACAATGGGTAATGTAAGGGTGCTCAATAATATGGATGATGATGAAGTTTTTACCTTTGCTAAGAAAATTGGGGCGCCTTATGATTTGGTAGCTCAGACTAAGCAAATGGGCCGGCTTCCGGTGGTCCATTTCGCCGCCGGTGGGATTGTTACCCCTGCTGATGCAGCCCTCATGATGCAATTGGGTTGTGATGGGGTGTTTATTGGGTCCGAGGTTTTCGACGGGTCGGACCCGTTTAAGCGTGTCCAGGCCATTGTGGAGGCGGTGAGGAACTATAATGACCCGGTTGTTTTGGCTGACGCGTGCTCCGGACTGAGCGGCGCTATGGGGAGGATGAATATCAATGATGATAACAGGGTGGTTGAAGTTTGA